A DNA window from Alphaproteobacteria bacterium contains the following coding sequences:
- a CDS encoding GNAT family N-acetyltransferase translates to MIAPKENLLLSIIPATIEDYPTIQNMARFYVYEMTRTCGFISDDWHCPKDGLYESFDFKIYFEAPDRFPFIVKIGDELAGFVLINKVGVSPNTQWNMGEFFILAKFQGKGIAKQVANMIWQKFPGIWEVLVIPEMAYALKFWRKTINPFTNSHYTEDYKLVRFDRDQPNRFIFTFDTSFIKDKIPIKPVISKAETSHIDAMILLSDAKRESYEKVQPQFWKRADNAHEKQTEWFHALLNQPDHILLVAEINNKIKGFIIGRLIPAPEVYNPGGLTLMIDDFCVAEPSMWQSIGAALLFELKKQAKLKNVSQILVVCGHHDKPKKTFLDEMNLSIASNWYVGNI, encoded by the coding sequence ATGATCGCGCCAAAAGAAAATTTGTTACTCTCCATTATCCCTGCAACGATAGAAGACTACCCAACAATTCAAAACATGGCCCGCTTTTATGTATATGAAATGACACGCACTTGTGGATTTATTTCTGACGATTGGCATTGCCCCAAAGACGGTCTATATGAATCATTCGATTTTAAAATTTATTTTGAAGCACCTGACAGATTCCCATTCATTGTTAAAATAGGCGATGAACTCGCTGGATTTGTACTCATTAATAAAGTTGGTGTTTCTCCAAACACCCAATGGAATATGGGCGAATTTTTTATTCTTGCCAAATTTCAAGGTAAAGGCATTGCCAAACAAGTAGCAAACATGATTTGGCAAAAATTTCCAGGAATTTGGGAGGTACTCGTTATCCCTGAAATGGCCTATGCCTTAAAATTTTGGCGTAAAACAATCAACCCATTTACGAATAGCCATTATACGGAAGATTATAAACTTGTTCGTTTTGATCGAGACCAACCCAATAGATTTATTTTTACTTTTGACACATCGTTTATAAAAGATAAAATTCCAATTAAACCTGTTATTTCAAAAGCTGAAACATCCCACATCGATGCAATGATTTTATTATCTGATGCCAAACGAGAATCATACGAAAAAGTACAACCTCAATTTTGGAAACGCGCCGATAATGCCCATGAAAAACAAACCGAATGGTTTCATGCTTTATTAAATCAACCAGATCATATTCTACTTGTTGCCGAAATAAATAACAAAATCAAAGGGTTTATTATTGGACGACTAATCCCCGCCCCTGAAGTTTACAATCCAGGGGGACTCACCTTAATGATCGACGATTTTTGTGTTGCAGAACCTTCCATGTGGCAATCAATTGGTGCAGCACTTTTGTTTGAACTCAAAAAACAAGCCAAACTAAAAAATGTATCACAAATTCTTGTCGTTTGTGGCCATCACGATAAACCCAAAAAAACTTTTCTTGATGAAATGAATTTATCTATTGCTTCTAATTGGTATGTAGGAAACATATAG
- a CDS encoding alpha/beta hydrolase, which yields MSLHIVEKGNGYPIVFGHSYLWDAHMWDPQVNELSKEYHCLGIELWNHGQSPNVPKSPYSIEEMAEAYYQAVLKQGIKEFAFVGLSVGGMIGVELALKYPKAVKALVVSASHVGREPASSLTEYLGLMDRLDREAKISQEFAKELASYFFTKETLKNNPTLVNRFVQSLVAYPPQRIQGLTTIGRGIFNRKDRMKDLSQIQCPTLYMVGADDIARPPHESQEMAKATPHSECVIVPNAAHVNNLEQPEFVTNHLKSFLKKSIDFKHVAGF from the coding sequence ATGAGTTTACATATCGTTGAAAAAGGAAACGGCTATCCAATCGTATTTGGTCATAGTTATTTATGGGATGCTCATATGTGGGATCCTCAAGTTAATGAATTATCAAAAGAGTATCACTGCCTCGGAATTGAGCTTTGGAATCATGGTCAATCTCCAAATGTTCCAAAATCACCTTACTCTATAGAGGAAATGGCTGAAGCCTATTATCAAGCTGTACTCAAACAAGGTATTAAGGAATTTGCTTTTGTTGGTCTTTCGGTAGGTGGTATGATTGGTGTTGAATTGGCACTAAAATACCCGAAAGCTGTTAAAGCACTTGTAGTTTCAGCGAGTCATGTGGGAAGAGAACCAGCATCAAGTTTGACTGAATATTTAGGCTTAATGGATCGTTTAGATCGTGAAGCTAAAATTAGTCAAGAATTTGCAAAAGAATTAGCAAGTTACTTTTTTACAAAAGAAACACTCAAAAATAATCCTACTTTGGTGAATCGATTTGTTCAAAGTCTTGTTGCTTATCCTCCCCAACGCATTCAAGGCCTTACAACAATTGGTCGTGGTATTTTCAATCGTAAAGATAGAATGAAAGATCTTTCACAGATTCAATGTCCAACGCTTTACATGGTAGGTGCTGATGACATTGCTCGACCACCACATGAGTCTCAAGAAATGGCTAAAGCAACACCTCATTCAGAATGCGTGATTGTTCCAAATGCGGCCCATGTAAATAATTTGGAACAACCTGAATTTGTTACAAATCATCTTAAATCATTTTTAAAGAAAAGCATCGATTTTAAACACGTTGCTGGATTTTAA
- the dxs gene encoding 1-deoxy-D-xylulose-5-phosphate synthase: MTDLNKTPLLDLVHNPDDMKNLGIPQLIQLADELRATTIEAVSKTGGHLGAGLGVVELTVALHHLFNTPEDRLVWDVSHQTYPHKILTERRDRIHTLRQGGGLSGFTKRTESIYDPFGAAHAGTSISAALGMAIARDLQGKTNHVVAVIGDGSMSSGMAYEAMNNAGAEKSRLIVILNDNDMSIATPVGAMSAYLSRIISSKPYRSFRLAMKSLATKFPKAFEKWAKRLEEYARGMMTGGTLFEELGFYYVGPVDGHNLEHLIPILKNVRDGDQTRPILVHVVTQKGKGYLPAENAADKYHGVNKFNVITGAQSKSQPKAPQYTKVFGEALVKEAEKDPKIVAINAAMPSGTGLDLFAQKFPNRCFDVGIAEQHAVTFAAGLASEGMRPFAAIYSTFLQRGYDQVVHDVALQQLPVRFAIDRAGMVGADGATHQGCYDTAFLANLPGFIVMAPSDEAELVHMIATQVSLDQNPSSVRYPRGEGFGIALPEIPQILEIGKGRIIREGSKIAILNFGTRLHESLKAADRLAAQGWSTTIADARFAKPLDTDLIRQLAMHHEVLITIEEGAIGGFGSHVLNYLALEGLLDRGLKCRPMTLPDFFIDHDTPEKQYELAGLNVSSIVRVALNALGVQKDMTSVANLL, translated from the coding sequence ATGACTGACTTGAACAAAACGCCACTTCTTGATCTTGTACACAATCCAGATGATATGAAAAATCTAGGAATTCCTCAGCTTATTCAATTGGCTGATGAATTGCGAGCGACAACGATTGAGGCTGTTTCTAAAACGGGTGGTCATTTAGGTGCAGGTTTAGGTGTTGTTGAATTAACAGTCGCGTTACATCATTTATTTAATACACCAGAGGATCGTTTGGTTTGGGATGTAAGTCATCAAACCTATCCCCATAAAATTTTAACGGAACGTCGTGATCGCATACATACATTACGTCAAGGCGGTGGGCTTTCAGGTTTTACAAAACGTACCGAAAGTATTTATGATCCTTTTGGGGCGGCCCATGCGGGTACGTCTATTTCAGCAGCTTTAGGTATGGCTATTGCGCGTGATTTGCAAGGTAAGACGAATCATGTGGTGGCTGTTATTGGCGATGGATCGATGAGCTCTGGCATGGCTTATGAAGCCATGAATAATGCAGGGGCTGAAAAATCAAGACTTATCGTTATTCTTAATGATAATGATATGTCCATTGCAACACCTGTGGGTGCTATGAGCGCTTATTTATCCCGGATTATTTCATCAAAACCTTATCGTAGCTTTAGGCTTGCGATGAAATCATTGGCTACAAAATTTCCTAAAGCGTTTGAAAAATGGGCCAAACGTCTTGAAGAATATGCGCGTGGCATGATGACAGGTGGCACATTATTTGAAGAATTAGGTTTTTATTATGTGGGACCTGTTGATGGTCATAATTTAGAACATCTTATCCCTATTTTAAAAAATGTACGTGATGGTGATCAGACGCGTCCCATTTTGGTTCATGTGGTGACACAAAAAGGTAAAGGCTATTTACCGGCTGAAAATGCAGCGGATAAATATCATGGTGTGAATAAATTCAACGTGATAACGGGCGCTCAATCAAAATCACAACCAAAAGCACCACAATATACCAAAGTTTTTGGTGAAGCCTTGGTTAAAGAAGCTGAAAAAGATCCTAAAATCGTCGCGATTAATGCGGCCATGCCGTCCGGCACAGGGCTTGATTTATTCGCACAAAAATTTCCGAATCGTTGTTTTGACGTTGGTATTGCCGAACAGCATGCAGTGACTTTTGCAGCTGGCTTGGCATCCGAAGGCATGCGTCCTTTTGCCGCAATTTATTCCACTTTTTTACAACGCGGTTATGATCAGGTTGTTCATGATGTAGCACTTCAACAATTACCAGTACGTTTTGCAATTGATAGAGCCGGCATGGTCGGCGCTGATGGGGCAACGCATCAAGGATGTTACGACACAGCGTTTTTAGCGAATTTACCTGGTTTTATTGTGATGGCACCATCGGACGAGGCAGAACTTGTTCATATGATTGCAACGCAAGTATCACTTGACCAAAATCCATCTTCGGTGCGGTATCCTCGCGGCGAGGGCTTTGGAATTGCTTTGCCTGAAATCCCGCAGATCCTAGAAATAGGGAAGGGGCGTATTATTCGGGAGGGTAGTAAAATCGCTATCCTTAATTTTGGCACAAGGTTGCATGAATCCCTGAAAGCCGCTGATCGTTTGGCAGCGCAAGGTTGGTCAACAACTATCGCTGACGCACGTTTTGCAAAACCACTCGATACTGATTTGATTCGTCAATTAGCAATGCATCATGAAGTGTTGATTACGATTGAAGAAGGTGCAATCGGTGGGTTTGGATCGCATGTGTTGAATTATTTGGCGCTTGAGGGATTGTTGGATAGAGGCCTTAAATGCCGTCCCATGACATTACCAGATTTTTTCATTGATCATGATACACCTGAAAAACAATATGAACTTGCAGGTCTTAATGTTTCCTCAATCGTGCGTGTTGCGTTGAATGCTTTGGGGGTCCAGAAAGACATGACATCAGTTGCGAATTTATTATAG